The following coding sequences lie in one Arachis ipaensis cultivar K30076 chromosome B05, Araip1.1, whole genome shotgun sequence genomic window:
- the LOC110262661 gene encoding uncharacterized protein LOC110262661 codes for MLDSIVEFITQAASSSAFIFCFCNLIIVYILLDLKPTLSSSVQQENSEVTPSMGTNLQKQETNSKFLVQKDTELRAIQVSYVRQVEAEAEAEAKLIEVDIIETIGNDECFVEEVKKEDEEEEKEEKEEEDDDELRKRVEEFIEKVNKGWKEELLITSSLV; via the coding sequence ATGTTGGATTCTATAGTGGAGTTCATCACTCAAGCAGCTTCAAGTTCTGCATTCATTTTTTGCTTCTGCAATTTGATCATAGTGTATATCTTATTGGACTTGAAGCCTACCCTTAGTAGTAGTGTTCAGCAAGAAAATAGTGAAGTCACTCCTTCCATGGGAACAAATCTTCAAAAACAAGAAACAAACTCGAAGTTTCTTGTCCAAAAGGATACCGAGTTGCGAGCAATACAAGTGTCATATGTCCGACAAGtcgaagcagaagcagaagcagaagcaaagCTAATTGAAGTTGACATCATTGAGACTATAGGCAACGATGAATGCTTCGTCGAAGAGGTGAAAAAAGAGgacgaggaagaagaaaaagaggagaaggaggaggaggacgacGACGAGTTAAGAAAACGGGTAGAAGAATTCATAGAGAAAGTCAACAAAGGATGGAAAGAAGAATTGTTGATCACATCAAGCTTGGTATAA